A region of Mugil cephalus isolate CIBA_MC_2020 chromosome 3, CIBA_Mcephalus_1.1, whole genome shotgun sequence DNA encodes the following proteins:
- the csrp3 gene encoding cysteine and glycine-rich protein 3, whose protein sequence is MPNWGGGAKCAACEKTVYHAEEIQCNGRSFHKTCFICMSCRKGLDSTTVAAHDSEIYCKSCYGKKYGPKGYGYGQGAGALSSDPPGENADVKTQVSKPPPTSSNSNASKFSQKFGGSDRCPRCSKAVYAAEKVMGAGKPWHKTCFRCALCGKSLESTTVTDKDGELYCKVCYAKNFGPKGFGLGNAAMLEERE, encoded by the exons ATGCCAAACTGGGGAGGAGGTGCCAAGTGTGCGGCCTGTGAGAAGACGGTGTACCATGCGGAGGAGATCCAGTGTAACGGGAGGAGCTTCCATAAGACCTGCTTCATCTGCA TGAGCTGCAGAAAAGGACTGGACAGCACCACGGTTGCAGCGCACGACTCTGAGATTTACTGCAAGTCCTGTTACGGCAAGAAATATGGTCCAAAAGGCTATGGATATGGACAAGGAGCTGGAGCTTTGAGCTCTGATCCTCCTGGTGAAAACGCGGACGTGAAGACTCAAGT CTCTAAACCGCCACCAACCTCTTCAAACTCCAACGCCAGTAAGTTTTCCCAGAAGTTTGGAGGTTCAGACCGCTGCCCCCGCTGCTCAAAGGCGGTCTACGCGGCCGAGAAGGTGATGGGAGCGGGGAAG CCATGGCACAAAACCTGTTTCCGCTGCGCCCTGTGTGGTAAAAGCCTGGAGTCAACCACAGTGACAGACAAAGATGGAGAGCTGTACTGTAAag TTTGTTACGCCAAAAACTTCGGCCCGAAAGGATTTGGACTGGGGAACGCTGCCATGTTGGAGGAACGAGAGTGA
- the e2f8 gene encoding transcription factor E2F8 translates to MGPLTTPKKGREVGSVDPWTPTSNLKMLISAASPEIRNREKELCMDNDGRDALDSSQDPENVEESEKMISRKEKSLGLLCHKFLARYPDYPNPALNNDICLDDVATELSVERRRIYDIMNVLESLHMVSRSAKNRYTWHGRTKLPQTLAILKQVGEDHRYAQQMQQIQQMRQRLLDKEFDFDAEEKENEVVADLENREQGQKELFFVELPGVEFKAASVNSRKDKSLRVMSQKFVMLFLVSNPRVVCLDVAAKILIGEDQVPDQDKNKFKTKVRRLYDIANVLRSLKLIEKVHVTEERGRKPAFEWVGPQEFPQVKDSENSTSEIPSKKKSVLESRSSVENCAKKLFTSPGAKRSFTRHPSLIKLAKSIQEDRRKINSAPSSPLKSVLSDSANNDFSNKMAQLAAICKIELDQGTATGAKDPKPAAAAAVEVDTTAVRLQPATSSLMEPPQAPSLTPTHEPRVNTTVHTTPLTAQPTGSVAYLPAQCSPLIPVLLHQQRGNGPYAVYLHPSSIRPNPLAKPQPSSLAVRSMTFEDKTGQSPTSQSVAKSDPLSKGGDVSPLTHKRLRADSASESSPSKAKRSDPNLKDASPKLCEILQARLKARRGALLTSRPSPRALHLDPEFVNTPGTAGASQTVEPSLESFLDREDKTANSDSEQLTPIRAVPLTPGHLHAETLVPAGYLIPISHQSLISCTEVQGSAGENTKASTPTYNIYQTPTAGSRPAPAQEITPTSVRVHRPAAAAASPHATQQQAQRLHSPSPAILNFTLQNLGLISGSSPVSAFAAPQTPEGCNTMPSPLSLQQRGMVFIKPLSPVPVQQTPSMHPVTLISVQQPLMTTPKGTGLPQHSFFHTPVPLSPLATVTTGGHLAAKTVYIPQRKLDVTTEDS, encoded by the exons ATGGGTCCACTCACTACGCccaaaaaaggaagagaagtggGGTCCGTCGATCCCTGGACTCCCACCTCCAACCTTAAAATGCTCATCAGCGCTGCTAGTCCTGAGATCAGGAACCGGGAGAAGGAACTGTGCATGGACAATGACGGGCGGGATGCTCTTGACTCGTCACAG GACCCTGAAAATGTGGAAGAGTCGGAGAAAATGATcagcagaaaagagaagagtCTGGGATTGCTCTGCCACAAATTCCTCGCCCGATACCCAGATTACCCAAACCCAGCCCTCAACAACGACATCTGCCTTGATGATGTGGCCACGGAGCTCA GCGTGGAGCGCCGGCGCATCTACGACATCATGAACGTGCTAGAGAGCCTTCATATGGTGAGCCGCTCGGCAAAGAACCGCTACACCTGGCACGGTCGGACCAAACTGCCCCAGACGCTGGCCATTTTGAAGCAGGTGGGTGAGGATCACCGGTACGcccagcagatgcagcagattCAGCAGATGCGGCAGCGTCTCCTGGACAAGGAGTTTGACTTTGAcgcggaggagaaggagaacgaGGTGGTGGCGGACTTGGAGAACAGAGAGCAGGGGCAGAAAGAGCTCTTCTTTGTGGAGCTTCCAGGAGTAGAATTCAAAGCAG CCTCGGTTAACAGCAGGAAGGATAAATCTCTGCGGGTGATGAGCCAGAAGTTCGTCATGCTCTTTCTGGTGTCTAATCCTCGTGTGGTCTGTTTGGATGTGGCTGCCAAGATCCTGATTGGAGAGGATCAGGTTCCAGATCAAGACAAGAACAAGTTCAAGA CCAAGGTGCGGAGACTGTATGATATAGCTAATGTGCTGCGAAGCCTGAAGCTCATTGAGAAAGTCCATGTGACcgaagagagggggaggaaaccGGCCTTCGAATGGGTCGGCCCACAAGAATTTCCACAGGTCAAAG ACTCGGAGAACTCCACATCTGAAATCCCATCCAAAAAGAAAAGCGTGCTGGAGTCTCGCTCATCGGTAgaaaactgtgcaaaaaaacTCTTTACATCCCCTGGGGCCAAGCGGAGCTTCACAAGGCACCCCTCCCTCATAAAGCTCGCCAAGAGCATTCAGGAAGACCGACGCAAGATCAACTCCGCCCCTAGCAGTCCTTTAAAAAGTGTCCTCA GTGATTCAGCCAATAACGATTTCTCCAACAAAATGGCTCAACTTGCTGCTATTTGTAAGATTGAACTTGACCAGGGGACAGC GACCGGAGCCAAAGATCCAAaacccgctgctgctgctgctgtggaggtgGACACGACAGCTGTGAGGTTACAGCCGGCCACGTCTAGTTTGATGGAACCACCTCAGGCCCCATCACTAACCCCGACCCATGAGCCCAGAGTCAACACTACTGTCCACACCACCCCGTTGACAGCACAGCCCACGGGCTCCGTCGCCTACCTCCCTGCGCAGTGTTCACCCCTGATCCCTGTCCTGTTACATCAGCAGAGGGGTAACGGCCCCTACGCGGTATATTTACACCCTTCCTCCATCAGGCCGAACCCTCTGGCCAAGCCGCAGCCGTCCAGCCTCGCTGTGCGCTCTATGACATTTGAGGATAAAACCGGGCAAAGCCCAACGAGCCAGTCAGTAGCTAAGAGCGACCCGCTCTCCAAGGGCGGTGATGTCAGTCCCTTGACGCATAAACGGCTGCGTGCAGATTCAGCCTCGGAAAGCAGCCCCTCCAAAGCCAAGAGGTCTGACCCGAACTtaaag GACGCCTCGCCAAAGCTGTGCGAGATCCTGCAGGCCCGCCTCAAGGCCCGCCGTGGCGCTCTCCTCACCAGCCGGCCCTCGCCTCGCGCCCTCCACCTGGACCCGGAGTTTGTCAACACCCCAGGCACGGCTGGAGCCAGTCAGACCGTAGAGCCGAGCCTGGAGAGCTTCCTGGACAGAGAGGACAAGACGGCAAACTCTGACAGCGAACAGTTGACGCCGATCAGAGCCGTTCCCCTCACGCCCGGACACCTCCACGCTGAG ACTTTAGTACCTGCTGGATACTTGATCCCAATCTCCCACCAGTCCCTCATCAGCTGTACAGAAGTTCAAGGCTCAGCAGGAGAAAACACCAAGGCCTCAACTCCCACTTACAACATCTACCAAACACCAACCGCAG gaTCCAGACCTGCCCCAGCTCAGGAGATTACCCCGACCAGCGTCCGTGTCCACCGAcccgctgctgccgccgcctcTCCGCACGCCACCCAGCAGCAGGCCCAACGCCTCCACAGCCCCAGTCCGGCCATCCTGAACTTCACCCTGCAGAACCTGGGTCTGATCTCTGGCTCCAGCCCCGTAAGCGCATTCGCCGCCCCCCAGACCCCGGAGGGCTGCAACACCATGCCGAGCCCTCTGTCCCTGCAGCAAAGAGGCATGGTCTTCATCAAACCTCTATCCCCCGTTCCGGTCCAGCAGACGCCTTCTATGCATCCAGTCACTCTGATCAGTGTACAGCAG CCTCTGATGACGACCCCCAAAGGGACCGGACTCCCCCAGCACAGCTTCTTTCACACACCAGTCCCCCTCTCGCCTCTAGCTACCGTGACCACCGGCGGGCACCTGGCTGCCAAAACAGTTTACATCCCTCAGAGGAAGCTGGACGTCACCACTGAGGACTCCTGA